From one Paenibacillus terrae HPL-003 genomic stretch:
- the chvE gene encoding multiple monosaccharide ABC transporter substrate-binding protein, with product MKKGAVVVWLLVLALMLSACNLAESGTGSKEKGYVGISMPTKSSERWVGDGENMVRLFQEQGYKTDLQYAEDVVENQISQIENMITKGVNVMVVASVDGNTLTDVIQKAHDRGIQVISYDRLIRNTPYLTYYATFDNFKVGVLQASYIEKKLGLKEGKGPFNVELFGGSPDDNNAYFFFNGAMSVLKPYIDSGKLVVRSKQMTMAQIATLRWDGALAQSRMDNLLSAYYSGANLDAVLSPYDGISIGIISSLKGVGYGSANKPLPIITGQDAELASIKSIVAGEQTQTIFKDTRKLAEQTVVMANSILQGKQAKVNDAKSYNNGIKVVPAYLLDPISVDRTNVEKDIVGSHYYTKEQIGLK from the coding sequence ATGAAAAAAGGAGCTGTTGTCGTCTGGCTTCTGGTTTTAGCCCTGATGCTTTCGGCCTGTAATTTGGCGGAGAGTGGCACAGGCAGCAAGGAAAAAGGCTATGTGGGCATTTCCATGCCGACCAAATCGTCCGAGCGTTGGGTAGGAGACGGGGAGAATATGGTCCGGCTGTTTCAGGAGCAAGGCTATAAAACGGATTTGCAGTACGCCGAGGACGTAGTAGAAAATCAAATTTCCCAAATCGAAAATATGATTACCAAGGGTGTGAATGTCATGGTGGTTGCATCAGTGGATGGTAACACGCTGACGGATGTAATCCAGAAGGCACATGACCGGGGGATTCAGGTCATTTCCTATGACCGACTGATTCGGAACACGCCTTATCTGACGTATTATGCGACCTTCGACAACTTTAAGGTGGGCGTGCTACAGGCGTCGTATATTGAGAAAAAGCTGGGGCTGAAGGAAGGCAAAGGTCCTTTCAATGTGGAGCTGTTCGGCGGTTCGCCGGATGACAATAACGCGTATTTCTTCTTTAACGGCGCGATGTCTGTCCTCAAGCCGTATATTGATTCTGGCAAACTCGTCGTACGCAGCAAGCAAATGACGATGGCGCAAATTGCTACGCTGCGGTGGGACGGAGCCTTGGCCCAGTCGCGGATGGACAATCTGCTGAGTGCCTACTATTCGGGAGCGAATCTGGATGCGGTGTTATCCCCGTATGACGGGATTAGCATCGGTATTATTTCATCCCTCAAAGGGGTTGGCTACGGATCAGCGAACAAGCCGCTGCCGATCATTACGGGGCAGGATGCAGAGCTGGCTTCCATCAAGTCAATTGTGGCCGGGGAGCAGACGCAAACCATATTTAAGGATACTCGCAAGCTGGCTGAGCAAACGGTCGTGATGGCCAACAGCATTTTACAGGGCAAGCAAGCGAAAGTGAATGATGCCAAATCGTATAACAACGGAATAAAAGTAGTCCCTGCTTATTTGCTTGACCCGATCTCGGTGGATCGGACGAATGTCGAGAAGGATATTGTCGGCAGCCATTATTACACCAAGGAGCAAATCGGGCTGAAATAG
- a CDS encoding RES family NAD+ phosphorylase: MICCLNCFKDIHIKDIIETLDKKGNCDVCGKMETYIYDTDEPSVDLIQLFDGLLDTYKPLSNLPSNFPKEKLDILRNELFENWNIFNLEKEKIIFLLKNICKQKYDESPNIFDELVGIDEFQDENYVLENSLLKSYTWEDFVKGIRNENRFHTNYFNLDIFNSFLKYAQKSYEKGTTFYRARISDAGGLEKNKMGAPPLDIASDGRVNASGISCLYLSKLSETTIHEIRAGAHDFVTIGSFRLKEDISIVNLMNLHQISPFSTIDDIDFLQHAINRRHLEKIGNEIAKPLRRQDSPLDYLPTQYISDFIKSKGYQGIEYKSTMHVGGKNLAIFNEDLLECIDVYVEKINGVNYSHLPEPFE, translated from the coding sequence ATGATATGTTGTTTGAATTGTTTTAAAGATATTCATATTAAGGATATCATAGAAACGCTTGATAAAAAGGGGAATTGCGACGTCTGTGGTAAAATGGAAACATATATATATGACACTGATGAGCCCAGTGTTGATTTAATTCAATTGTTTGATGGGTTACTTGATACGTATAAACCATTAAGTAATTTGCCTAGTAATTTTCCAAAAGAAAAATTGGATATCTTGCGAAATGAACTCTTCGAAAACTGGAATATATTCAACTTAGAAAAAGAAAAAATAATATTCTTACTTAAGAATATATGTAAACAAAAATATGATGAGAGCCCCAACATATTTGACGAGCTTGTTGGTATTGATGAGTTTCAAGATGAGAACTATGTTTTGGAAAACTCTCTTCTAAAAAGTTATACATGGGAAGATTTCGTCAAAGGAATTAGAAATGAAAACAGATTTCATACTAACTATTTTAATTTAGATATCTTTAATTCATTTCTCAAATATGCTCAAAAGTCCTATGAAAAAGGCACTACTTTTTATAGGGCAAGAATTTCTGATGCAGGAGGGTTGGAAAAAAATAAAATGGGAGCTCCTCCTTTAGATATTGCTTCAGATGGACGAGTAAATGCCTCAGGAATTAGTTGTCTTTATCTGTCGAAACTTAGTGAGACAACCATACATGAAATTAGGGCAGGGGCCCATGATTTTGTGACAATTGGAAGTTTCAGATTAAAAGAAGATATTTCTATAGTAAACTTAATGAATTTACATCAAATAAGCCCTTTTAGCACTATAGATGACATTGACTTTCTCCAACATGCAATAAACAGAAGACACTTAGAGAAAATAGGTAATGAAATTGCTAAGCCCTTAAGAAGACAGGATAGTCCACTGGACTACCTCCCTACACAATATATAAGTGACTTTATAAAAAGTAAAGGTTACCAAGGGATCGAGTACAAAAGTACTATGCATGTAGGTGGAAAAAACCTTGCGATTTTTAATGAGGATTTATTAGAGTGTATTGATGTTTATGTGGAAAAGATTAATGGAGTAAATTACAGCCACTTACCAGAACCCTTCGAATAA
- the mmsA gene encoding multiple monosaccharide ABC transporter ATP-binding protein, whose amino-acid sequence MTGIILEMKGITKTFPGVKALENVNLKIKEGEIHSLCGENGAGKSTLMKVLSGVYPHGTYEGDIIFQGKTCEFKDIKQSEELGIVIIHQELALIPYLSIAENIYLGNERASGGVIDWKETFVGTRELLSKVGLSENPNTLVTNIGVGKQQLVEIAKALSKKVKLLILDEPTAALNEDDSENLLNLMLEFKKQGISCILISHKLNEVAKVSDSITILRDGKTIETLDMKKDEVTEDRIISGMVGRDLTSRYPERHAEIGKVILEVKDWTVYHEHHAERKVLDQVNLNIRRGEIVGIAGLMGAGRTELAMSIFGKAYGRNISGQLIKDGKPIQNNTVTDAINNGFAYVTEDRKEFGLILMDDIKRNISLTGLNKLTKGVVVNEQEEVIVAEDMKKSMNIKAPSILQKTGNLSGGNQQKVVLSKWIFAGPDILILDEPTRGIDVGAKYEIYTIIHRLAAEGKGVLVISSELPEVLGLCDRIYVMNAGRITGEVSREDASQETLMRYMTKSGGVKHGNHN is encoded by the coding sequence ATGACTGGAATCATTTTGGAAATGAAGGGAATTACCAAGACCTTTCCCGGTGTGAAGGCGTTGGAAAACGTAAATCTCAAGATCAAGGAAGGCGAAATCCATTCCCTGTGCGGTGAGAACGGTGCGGGCAAATCAACGCTAATGAAGGTACTGAGCGGTGTATATCCGCATGGGACCTATGAAGGGGATATTATTTTCCAGGGCAAAACGTGTGAGTTCAAGGATATCAAGCAGAGCGAGGAATTGGGCATCGTCATTATCCATCAGGAGCTGGCACTGATTCCGTATCTGTCGATTGCCGAAAATATTTATCTGGGCAACGAACGCGCTAGTGGCGGTGTGATTGATTGGAAAGAGACCTTTGTGGGTACACGTGAGCTGCTGTCCAAGGTCGGCTTGAGCGAAAATCCCAATACACTCGTTACGAATATCGGGGTCGGGAAGCAGCAACTGGTCGAAATTGCGAAAGCGCTTTCTAAAAAGGTAAAGCTGCTCATTCTCGATGAACCGACAGCGGCGTTGAATGAGGACGACAGCGAAAATCTGCTTAATCTGATGCTGGAATTTAAAAAGCAGGGCATTTCCTGCATTCTCATTTCCCACAAGCTGAATGAGGTCGCAAAGGTATCCGATTCCATCACGATTTTACGGGACGGGAAGACAATTGAGACGCTGGATATGAAAAAGGATGAGGTCACGGAGGACCGGATTATTAGCGGGATGGTTGGACGTGATCTGACCAGCCGTTACCCGGAGCGCCATGCGGAAATTGGCAAAGTCATTTTGGAAGTGAAGGATTGGACGGTGTATCACGAGCATCATGCGGAGCGCAAGGTGCTGGATCAGGTGAATTTGAACATCCGGCGAGGTGAAATTGTCGGTATTGCCGGATTGATGGGAGCGGGACGGACGGAGCTGGCGATGAGCATTTTCGGCAAAGCGTATGGACGCAATATTTCCGGTCAACTGATCAAGGACGGCAAGCCGATCCAGAACAACACGGTAACAGACGCGATTAACAACGGTTTTGCTTATGTGACCGAGGATCGCAAGGAGTTTGGCCTGATTCTGATGGACGATATCAAGCGCAATATTTCGCTGACTGGCCTGAACAAGCTGACGAAAGGCGTTGTCGTCAATGAGCAGGAGGAAGTGATCGTTGCTGAGGATATGAAAAAGAGCATGAACATCAAAGCGCCGAGCATTTTACAGAAAACAGGCAATCTGAGCGGCGGCAATCAGCAGAAGGTGGTATTGAGCAAATGGATTTTTGCCGGGCCGGATATTCTGATTCTGGATGAGCCGACACGCGGCATTGATGTGGGCGCCAAATATGAAATTTACACGATTATTCATCGACTTGCCGCTGAAGGCAAGGGAGTGCTGGTTATTTCGTCCGAGCTACCAGAGGTACTGGGCTTGTGTGATCGGATTTA